In the Carassius gibelio isolate Cgi1373 ecotype wild population from Czech Republic chromosome A2, carGib1.2-hapl.c, whole genome shotgun sequence genome, one interval contains:
- the LOC127936047 gene encoding C-C chemokine receptor type 4-like has protein sequence MAENDDYLERFFMDDNYTGNEDNVVHEEVYLCKKSDVIQFGATILPTFYYIIFLLSLVGNGLVLCIIYKYEKLSTVTNIFLLNLVISDLIFASSLPFWAVYHKSEWIFGRGLCKLVGSCYSIGFNSSILFLTLMTFDRYLAVVHAITAARKRRSLYAFVSSTVVWVLSILASIKDVVFHDVMKIENSLLCEMSGYNQSFLTKWELTGYYQQFFLFFLVPLFIVLYCYIHITIKILSTRMSEKCRAVKLIFVIIFTFFICWTPYNVVILLKAIKTSFGNPNDCSNVLDYAMYITRNFAYLYCCISPVFYTFLGKKFQSHFLKLLSKHIPCLKINAAFLSTTSKTTSIRSPNTDY, from the coding sequence ATGGCTGAAAATGATGATTACTTGGAACGTTTTTTTATGGATGACAATTACACAGGAAATGAAGATAATGTAGTACATGAAGAGGTTTATTTATGCAAGAAAAGTGATGTGATCCAGTTCGGAGCAACAATTCTCCCAACCTTCTACTACATTATCTTCTTGCTGAGCTTGGTTGGAAATGGACTGGTGCTGTGCATCATCTACAAATATGAGAAGCTCAGCACGGTCACCAACATATTCTTGCTCAACCTCGTCATTTCGGACCTCATCTTTGCCTCCAGCCTCCCTTTCTGGGCAGTCTACCACAAATCTGAATGGATCTTTGGCAGAGGCCTTTGCAAATTGGTGGGAAGTTGTTATTCCATCGGCTTCAACAGCTCCATCCTTTTCCTCACTCTGATGACCTTTGACCGGTACCTTGCAGTCGTCCACGCCATCACAGCCGCCCGGAAAAGGAGGTCGTTGTATGCGTTCGTGTCGTCCACCGTCGTCTGGGTGCTCAGTATATTGGCTAGTATAAAGGATGTAGTTTTTCATGATGTGATGAAAATTGAAAACAGTTTGCTGTGTGAAATGTCTGGTTACAACCAGAGTTTCCTCACAAAATGGGAGCTGACTGGTTATTATCAGCagtttttccttttcttcttgGTGCCTCTGTTCATCGTCCTGTACTGCTACATCCACATAACCATCAAGATCTTGTCCACTCGCATGTCGGAGAAGTGCAGGGCGGTCAAACTCATCTTTGTCATCATCTTCACCTTCTTCATCTGCTGGACGCCTTACAACGTGGTCATCCTGTTGAAAGCCATCAAGACATCCTTTGGAAACCCCAACGATTGCTCAAACGTCCTCGACTATGCGATGTATATAACACGAAACTTTGCCTACCTGTACTGCTGCATCAGCCCTGTCTTCTACACTTTTTTGGGAAAGAAGTTTCAAAGCCATTTTCTGAAGCTTTTGTCCAAGCATATACCGTGTCTGAAAATCAATGCTGCCTTTCTGTCAACGACAAGCAAAACCACATCAATCAGGAGCCCGAACACTGACTACTGA
- the LOC127936073 gene encoding collagen alpha-1(XXI) chain-like, giving the protein MYLTSLYICSRTVTILGLHVDHVGKCFPGFAGCSTTPNDLAFIIDGSSSLGIPNFETAKRWLINITSGFDVSTRHTQVAVIQYSDTPRLEIPLGKHQNSQELIEAITSMSFLGGSTRTGRAIKFATDHVFGMPNRTSQTPRNRIAVVLTDGRSQDDVEDAAMEARAQNIVLFAVGVGNEITNSELVSVANKPSSTYVLHVEDYKSIASIWDLMEQKLCEESVCPTRISGTVNDQKGFDLMSLMKIEQVAQKVQGSLISERAFQLSAQMDITHNTREIFPEGLPPAFVFVATLRLKNPAHWMKLDLLRVLSQDGVKQLAVTLNGADKSVTFTCTSTLKKEQTVIFNARGIKRLFDTDWHQLKFLVRYKHITCFLDDVYVEEQLLDSVVPIYINGKTQVSKRINTETTVPIVLQKLRIYCDPQQSERETACEIYSVDNDRCPPDRSPAVEGCDCPSGKPGLPGLPGPMGFRGEKGREGPPGPDGKLGTPGEKGASGEPGRDGEKGEAGEPGQKGERGLEGSKGEMGPPGPSGPTGTSKLDLDDLGIQGSKGIPGEPGEMGPPGKPGLNGEPGTPGLPGLTGPKGEKGDIGVAGSDGQPGLPGIQGLPGEIGPAGPQGDGGMPGPAGFTGPTGQQGPPGPIGPPGIKGPPGPKGNSGSRGQGGLPGPPGAKGSDGEHGIQGPSGIRGLPGFKGHKGDSGSPGPKGSQGEKGNQGEPGVAGKHAEPAVKGNKGEPGVQGEPGSRGADGKKGDVGPSGPPGSKGFPGLDGLPGQPGLPGHPGNPGKAPSEEQLMKICASVLQSQLPQLLQVMGQSSCQHCETKQGPPGDPGPPGSMGPSGPPGYPGRAGSPGLPGSPGRRGPEGVKGEIGPMGMKGAKGQGEIGLPGPPGPAGLQGPRGNDGEGYQGPSGPPGKTGTPGTPGKRGPPGPMGVCDLSSCYQAYDFRNDPFRKGPNF; this is encoded by the exons ATGTACCTGACTTCACTCTACATTTGTTCAAGAACTGTAACCATACTTGGTCTGCATGTGGACCATGTGGGCAAATGTTTTCCTGGGTTTGCAGGTTGTAGCACAACTCCCAATGACCTTGCGTTCATCATTGATGGCTCCTCAAGCTTGGGGATCCCTAATTTTGAAACTGCCAAGCGTTGGCTCATCAACATCACCAGTGGCTTTGACGTGAGCACCAGGCACACTCAGGTGGCAGTCATCCAATACAGCGACACCCCTCGACTGGAGATTCCTCTGGGAAAGCATCAGAACAGCCAAGAACTCATCGAGGCCATCACCTCCATGTCATTCCTGGGGGGCAGCACACGGACCGGCCGTGCCATCAAGTTTGCCACAGACCATGTCTTTGGTATGCCTAACCGCACATCCCAGACTCCCAGAAACCGCATCGCCGTGGTTCTCACTGATGGGCGCTCGCAGGATGATGTTGAGGATGCTGCCATGGAGGCCAGAGCACAGAATATTGTTCTGTTTGCAGTTGGTGTGGGAAATGAGATAACGAACTCTGAATTGGTGTCTGTGGCCAACAAGCCATCTTCTACATACGTGCTGCACGTGGAGGACTATAAATCCATTGCAAGCATATGGGACCTGATGGAGCAGAAACTGTGTGAAG AATCAGTGTGTCCAACGCGGATCTCTGGGACAGTGAACGATCAGAAGGGCTTTGATCTAATGAGCCTGATGAAGATTGAGCAGGTGGCTCAGAAGGTTCAGGGATCTTTGATTTCAGAGAGAGCATTTCAGCTCAGCGCTCAGATGGACATCACCCACAACACCag AGAGATCTTTCCAGAAGGCCTTCCACCAGCTTTTGTGTTTGTGGCCACTTTGCGCTTGAAGAATCCAGCTCACTGGATGAAGTTGGACCTGTTAAGGGTGTTGTCTCAGGACGGGGTTAAGCAGCTCGCCGTGACTTTGAATGGAGCAGACAAATCGGTCACTTTCACCTGCACCAGTACTCTAAAGAAAGAGCAGACAGTCATATTTAATGCCCGAGGCATCAAG AGGCTCTTTGACACAGACTGGCACCAGCTGAAGTTCCTGGTGAGGTACAAACACATCACCTGTTTCTTAGACGATGTATATGTGGAGGAGCAGCTCCTAGATTCAGTTGTTCCCATCTACATTAACGGAAAGACTCAGGTCTCCAAGAGAATCAATACTGAGACTACAGTCCCT ATAGTGCTACAGAAGTTACGGATCTACTGTGACCCCCAGCAAAGTGAGAGAGAAACAGCATGTGAAATCTACTCTGTG GATAATGACAGG TGTCCTCCGGATCGCTCTCCTGCTGTAGAAGGTTGCGACTGTCCTAGTGGTAAACCTGGTCTGCCCGGTCTACCTGGGCCTATG GGCTTCAGAGGGGAGAAAGGCAGAGAAGGACCTCCAGGACCTGATGGTAAACTG GGGACACCAGGAGAAAAGGGAGCATCTGGAGAGCCTGGCCGAGATGGAGAGAAA GGTGAAGCAGGAGAACCAGGACAAAAAGGGGAGCGAGGGCTGGAAGGATCCAAA GGTGAAATGGGACCACCAGGGCCTTCAGGACCAACA GGCACTTCCAAATTGGATTTAGATGACTTGGGAATTCAAGGAAGCAAG GGAATCCCAGGAGAACCAGGGGAAATGGGACCACCCGGAAAACCTGGACTGAAT GGTGAACCTGGGACACCTGGTCTACCTGGACTTACTGGTCCCAAG GGAGAGAAAGGAGATATTGGTGTGGCAGGATCAGATGGACAACCTGGACTCCCT ggtATACAAGGGCTTCCTGGAGAGATAGGCCCTGCTGGACCTCAA GGTGATGGAGGCATGCCAGGACCAGCAGGTTTTACTGGACCAACAGGACAGCAG GGACCCCCAGGACCAATTGGCCCACCTGGCATAAAAGGTCCTCCAGGTCCAAAA GGGAATTCAGGCTCTCGTGGACAGGGAGGGCTCCCTGGACCACCTGGTGCTAAA GGTTCAGATGGAGAGCACGGCATTCAAGGTCCCTCTGGCATTAGAGGTCTACCAGGTTTTAAAGGTCATAAG GGTGACTCAGGATCACCTGGACCAAAGGGGAGTCAG GGTGAGAAAGGAAACCAGGGAGAACCTGGAGTTGCTGGAAAACAT GCTGAACCGGCCGTGAAAGGGAACAAAGGAGAG CCAGGTGTACAAGGGGAGCCTGGGAGCAGAGGGGCTGATGGGAAAAAGGGAGATGTGGGTCCATCAGGCCCACCTGGATCTAAAGGCTTTCCGGGTTTAGATGGGTTACCAGGGCAACCAGGACTTCCAGGTCACCCAGGGAATCCA GGCAAAGCACCTTCAGAAGAGCAGCTGATGAAGATCTgtgcttctgtgctgcaga GCCAGCTGCCACAGCTCCTGCAGGTGATGGGTCAAAGCAGCTGCCAACATTGTGAAACCAAACAAGGACCGCCAGGTGATCCAGGACCCCCAGGCTCAATGGGCCCATCTGGACCCCCAGGGTATCCCGGCAGAGCAGGGTCTCCAGGATTACCGGGATCTCCAGGGAGGAGGGGACCTGAAGGGGTAAAAG gtgAAATTGGCCCAATGGGTATGAAAGGTGCTAAAGGACAGGGTGAAATTGGGTTGCCAGGTCCACCCGGCCCAGCAG GTTTGCAGGGCCCACGTGGGAATGACGGGGAAGGATATCAGGGGCCTTCTGGTCCACCAGGGAAAACTGGCACTCCAGGCACCCCAGGCAAACGTGGGCCCCCGGGACCCATGGGAGTCTGTGACCTGTCCTCTTGTTATCAAGCCTATGACTTTCGGAACGATCCTTTCAGGAAAGGACCAAACTTTTAG